Genomic segment of Cydia fagiglandana chromosome 16, ilCydFagi1.1, whole genome shotgun sequence:
ACGAGACATCAGGATTTGATCATGTTTCCGAAGCAacctgtatatatgtatatacaataTACACCGTGTAGCTTGTATACCGCGCACGCCGAAAACCGGCGCGGGCGGGGATTAAACAGCATTATGTGCCGAGAATATTCTCACCTATGAGAATATTGTGGAAATTCTGGGATTATTTTAGATAAGAGCACAGCAGCAAATGAAGCCATCGCTAGTTATTACACTGGCATATGCTTGTGTACTTGTATATCGTATACAGTCAGCATTAATAGTAACGGAGAAAACAACCCGCTAAATATGTGCCACCCTCTAATTGTATTTGAAATAGAGACATAACCACAGTTCTTAGAAAATATATAaccaatgatatttcgtacataagttccgaaaaactcattggtacataCTAGCCGGTGTTTGAACGCGCGATTTCCGATTGAAATACGCACTCTTACCGCTAGACCACCAGCGGTTTAAAAACTCActattatagatggtcaagcaaatcttgtcagtagaaaaaggcgcgaaatttaaattttctattagACGcaatcccttcgcgcctacatttttcaaatttgccgcctttttctactgacaagatctgcttgaccaagtataattaAAAATGGCTGCCATAAACTGATAGATATGTTATGCGTCTCCATATACTgttccaataataaatattacatttaatcTAATATAATGAGGTTGTATACATGCATAAAACGTACAATCAGTTGGATGGACAGCACTTAGTTCGATCCAAAGCAGATAAATGCAGCACTGCATTGATAATGTTATCATTATCAGTTGCAATTATGGCTCCGATAGCTACATACGTGTTCCTAGACCTCGGTACTACCGGTACGGACCCCAAAGTGGACGAAATAACAGAATTAGCCATGGTGGCGGTGAATCGTCAACACCTTCTTGATACGAGCGATTCGAAGTCTAAGAAGCTCAGGGTTCAAAACAAGTTGATACGCTGCTTCAAAGTTGATAAGGAAATGACGTATAAAGCGAAATCTAATGGCAGAGGCGGCTTCAAGAACGAAGATCTCCAACACGAGTGCTACTTCGACAAATCTAGTTTTCCTATGATCGATAATTTCCTTAATACTCTGAAGAAACCTGTGTGCTTGATCGCGCATAATGGTGGGAACTTTGACTTCCCTATATTGAAGAGGTATTTCACTAAATTCGGTGTTAAATTCTCGGATGCTAACCTCATGTACGCTGATACGTACCTGGCATTCTCTGATATTATAGAGAACACGACAGCGTATGAGGAAGCTGGAACATCAAGCGGCAACGAAGGCGGCGACTTGAACGAAAGCCCTCCTAAAAGGCAATGTATGGTACGAGGAAGAGTCCGACTCCATGCAAAATACCGCAAGTATCCGAACACACGCACAAAACACGGTAATCCTGAAGAATCGAACAAGCTGCCATATGTATACAAAAGATTGTTTAATAAATCTCCAAGGATAGCACATCAAGCCCAAGCCGACTGTGACTTGATGCTGAAGATCGCAGAGCATCTTGGTCGAAAGTTTGTAAAATGGATGGATGATGATAATTATAATCTTTGTCGCTTccctgctgacgtacgtgaccCGTAATGTTACTGATTTAACTTCCTGAGAAGAAgcaatcgtttttttttaattggaacCCCAAATTACctacacaataaaagttcaaaatggATTTTGGAATAAGTACAAAAATAACTTAGGGTAAAAATAAACGCAGGGTCTTGGGAGGAGAAGATAGTGGGCCATCGGACTTTTagttccttttttttaaattaatgcatGCACCAATTACATATATAATCATTTCAATCTCAAGATTTTTATTGCGATTTGAGGGATTCCCTCAGCGATATCAATAACGTAAAAATTACATATGACACCTACGTGGTgacgataataaatattatagatatgAATATTTAACACTATTGGATCAACTACGCAGAAACAGTGTTGTATATCGTCTTAATCTAATCTAGCTAGTCGATATTTAAATGAGACCTACATTATCTGTGTGATACCTTCTTATAATGGGTGAATGTTATAATGCCTTTAATTCGGACCAATCAGGTCTCAAAATACCTAAATGTTAAAAAGTACGTGTCTACAAATACTGAATTACGGAtgggatttttatttttaaaatatattaaggtGGAAgttggagttggaaggggtagacctcggcggactttctctgatcagattggggaaatcctgaagaaaggccaggtcaagagcaccctaaaccggcgagcgtgtatgagaaATGTTATAAAAGTGAAGGAaacgaaagaggtatgtcagaatcgtagcaagtggaaatccgtggtctctgcctacccctccgggaaataggcgtgattatatgaaagtatgtatgtatgtatgtatatgtattaagGTCTAAACGCAGCGTTGAACGCATGCATCGACGGAATGTAGGAAAAATGACAAAGCGTTTACCGCGTAAAACAATTGTACCCTACGCCTGACGCATTAGATGATCTGATATAAAACAAGTGTGCGGCAAACGCATTGCGTTTTGTACTCATAGTACAACATTTTCTAAGCTAGGTCGATCTGTAGATGTACTGTAAGGTTGTCCGCAcgtaatattcatttatttaattttgtaaattctAAATATCCTAAGGATCAATTTTTACCTGCATTCTATGAAATACCCAAAcagttttttaaacaaattggcCAAATTTATATACCATCCCCAAAGCTATTTATTTATCCCATTCTATCGTAGACGTAAATTCTAATTCAACAATTCATTATGGCTTTGAATTGCTTTTGATACGACGCTCCGACAATTGAGGATAGTCTTGATGATTGCGCATCTCACGCATGTGTTTCACTTCCATTCACATGCAGCAGATTGAATAATCTTCAAGTtcatatcaaaataagatcaaaaccgtaacgCATTTTAAAATCAGAATCTCCTAGCCTTTTCGTAAGTATGCGCCGTCCTCACAAGTCCCTGCATCCTCAGAAAGTCCTTTGAGTCTGGTATCCTGACTTCGTTAGCTTCTTGTCTCCGCTTTTTTGCCACAACTCGTCGTTTAAAGATTTTAAAAGATTTGCTTAGACGGCGTTTGAGGTTTCCGTGTTGAATTTGAGCGTTTTAACGTGCAACGGAGTCTTAAGTGAGTCTTTTTATGTTTGTCTGTGGGAGATATGCTAAATCATGTTTAAAACAAGATGGAAAATGGGAATTATTTCAATGTTGTGGTACATACTTAGACATTCTTACATATACATTTTGTAAGTATTAACTAAGCAGACACGTCTGCAAACGATACCATAGTGCTTAAAATTAAAGGAAAAGGACCCAGGCGCATATGAAGGATATATGTTAGAAATATTCACTGTCAACGGGTAAGTTTCAGTACAGTCAAGTGTGAAAATATGTTTGCAACCACACAACTTACACAAAAATATGACCCATAGCTCTTAATTCACCTATACAAGACCTTTTTGAGCAACTTGTGTGTGGACACAACCTGCTCTAAAAGGTGGCCATATGGGTggccatatttttacacttgattgTACCACATTTGGTAGAGGGGTGGGCTGGTAGGTATCCCTAAGTCGCGAGTTCAAGTCTCTCTCACAGTGACACTTTTCCTTTATTCCTGAGTATTCTTACACATCATTATAATATCTTGCTCCGACGTTTTtggtttaataaaataatcatttaaGTCAACTTCTCATGGCTCAATTCACTTCAACGGCAAAATTGGCCACATCGCCCCCATATCTCAGTtttgtataatttgtaatacaGGGGAACCGCGCAGATCTCTGACAGTGAATTTAGCCGCGGCAGACACTTCTTGCCCAATATAACTTGAACTTGGTAATATGAACATTAACTAAACTTACATCTgaattaagagcccatcaacgtgcacactagcgccactgcacTATTATtaaatcgtgattatttaattttaacgaattttagtttcaattttaatgttgtttttagggttccgtacccaaagggtaagacGGGACCCTATttttaagacttcgctgtccgtccgtccgtccgtctgtccgtctgtctgtctgtcaccaggctgtatctcacgaaccgtgatagctagcagtggcggcgcgtccataaaagccgattcccaccggcttgcctgtttttggacgtttgagcacagttgtaaaggaaatatgtaagccaaattagccccggcttgcctatggatatatttgacgcgccgccactgatagctagatagttgaaattttcacagatgatgtatttctgttgccgctataacaacaaatactaaaatcagaataaaataaagatttaagtggggctcccatacagcaaacgtgatttttgaccaaagttaagcaacgtcgggagcggtcagtacttggatgggtgaccgtttttattttgcttctttttgttttttttttgcattatggtacggaacccttcgtgcgcgagtccgactcgcacttacccggtttttttattattattttgtttgttattgGTAAATCAACTATTAAAACATACgagtaaaagttaaaaaaaaaacattttaacgaaagatacctatttaaaaataaaaaaacccgactgcaaaaaagctatctttagaaaaaaattaaaaaaaaaactgaaaagcaAAAAACAAGTTCAGTAGTCAAGAACATTGAATCAGTTTCATGATTAACATTTCGTATGTCAATTTTGGGCCttggagtttaaaaataatgtccaaatcgcttgtgacggatccggaacgaggcatacgaatcgttatgacacagataaaacaaactatacattcTTATACGAAACAGCAACTTCAACAGTCGGGACCCATTATTGTCGTCAACATTAGTGCCGCAGCCTAGACTTTTAATGGGTCCCGACTGTTGAAGTTGCTGTTTCGTATAAgaatgtatagtttgttttatctgtgtcataacgattcgtatgcctcgttccggatccgtcacaagcgatttggacattatttttaaactccaaGGCCCAAAATTGACATACGAAATGTTAATCATGAAACTGATTCAATGTTCTTGACTACTGAACTTGTTTTTtgcttttcagtttttttttaatttttttctaaagatagcttttttgcagtcgggtttttttattttctaaattatcttttttttatttaacactttttagttagtatattataaattaaaaaaccggccaagtgcgagtcggactcgcgttccaagggttccgtatattacacaatttttaacaatcagtgccggattaagatattttgatgccctaagcatttctacgtgccccctctcccttagggtcatcaagattacattgattttttggtaaattgagagaagttcattgccgcattacagctgagaatggaaatcagtcacatcattttatcacgaaaattgacagtgtcgtagcagtaatgttgcaacagagtacctaatgctgttgcagtcgccacccaaatgtcacctttatcatagtttagaaagtaatagaaacgcgagcgaagcgagcgcggaaatttttcgatataaaaacgcaatatgatagacagttgtacatttttacttttagtatggaaatcagtcacatcattttatcacggaagttgacagtactgcagcagtaacgttgcaacagagtaatgttgctgcagtcgccacccgaatgtcacctttatcataccttatatagttattgaaaacgcgagcgaagcgagcgcgaaaatttttcgatataaaaacgcaattttacttttagttccaaccaggcgcgaatccaggatttcatacagagaagggatgggacagttttctatcagcctagcttcgcatagggctcgatatttaagggtctcagcgaggttgttttcatgcataaaatatgcaagaaagtagagcttggaattgaattggcgaagtgtgagaaaggcagtaggcccagctgcgaaagaggaaagcttggatttggatccacgcccaagtgtaattaaggcagaagatcaatttttgccgtaaggcagaaggcctcgcataagacctaacgccgaaccgcaaaagagtgggttgaaatcgaatctatgcatgtaatcacgactcttctactgctaccgattgtttcttaaagaattacgcgccattatttttgcaaattagcttttggacagctaaaaaaatcgtgtggtaaaaacgatgtgtctgtccactctgtccctaattttaaaatttgttcacctttttcaacctggcattttggtgccccccctgaacgtggtgccctaagcacgtgcttgttttgcttattggttacaaAGTCTGGTTACAagttcaaccattaaagtcgacgagtacaaaaaactttgagctagctctcaatttaacattatttttattttgaccttacaattactcgtaagtaggtaagaccgttaaatatttaaaatgattatcttatcagaaaattatcaccaattactctaagaaaactactactctaagtaatccggcactgttaacaatgtattttttatgtgaaacgtgagtgaaatctctttaaaaaaaccgtaggggtcggatcaaaaactgtaattaagtccgactcacgcttgactgtacatttctaataggtttcctgtcatctataggtatagacctattttatgtatttttttcaaaattttagacctagtagtttcggagataaggggggggggggaatggtcatttgcctattttcttgaataacttctaaactgtttattagaacattataaattattagaaaattataaaaaaaatatatttgagatccttacaataagctcatATAATAATACGAAATGTTAATGAAACTGATTCAATGTTCTCGACTACTGaacttgtttttttcttttcagttttttttattatattctaaagaTAGATCtatttatttgaacgcgcatcacgtgaaaacggctgaacggattttgatgaaaactttactaatctgtcgagaaaattcccggccaggttataggctataaaaatttaacccctaaacgggggggtagccacaaatatcgattgacttaagtttgcccctgaatcttatggcgctacttaggaaggaggggcaaacttttttcaaatatgagctaccactattgagtaccctggtaaactaacagatggcgctgaatttaatacgttgtgacatgaataagccaccgaggaaagattttgccaaattaactctatgtTTAGAAGAGGGGTTACGgatatcaacaaaaataattgaataattatgttgatttaataaattaataatacaacaaaattaaacgacagtaaattaattgcccctcattgcacagtgccatcttttggggaactgagtaaaaattaagtaatcaagaaaactaaaaatgagtttacataaGTTACGtagtggtaaaataaacacacatatcaacacgctctgccttaattacacttgggcgtggatccaaatccaagctttcctctttcgcagctgggccttctgccttgctcacacttcacattcacttggtcaattccaagctctgctttcttgcatcttttccatatgaaaacaacctcgctgagacccttaaatatcgagccccaTGCGAAGCTAGgttgatagaaaactgtcccatcccttctctgtatgaaatcctggattcgcgcctggttgggactaaaagtaaagatgtacaactgtctatcaaattgcgttttatatatcgaaaaattttcgcgctcgcttcgctcgcgtttacaattacgttataacatataataaaggtgacattcgggtggcgactgcagcagctttACTCTGTtgtaacgttactgctgcagcactgtcaattttcgtgataaaattatgtgactgatttccattctcagctgtaatgcggcaattaACGTCACTCaaattaccaaaaaaattcaatgtaatctcgatgaccctagggagagggggcatcatagtctagaaatgcttagggcatcaaatatcttaatctggcactggtcgtttgcggagtgaaaggatttgggactcgcattttatTCGCATTACCAGGCTTTCCCGAAAAAAATCGAATCATTCGcaaaagtctcgcaacgcattgaggttacaagGGGCACGTGATCTTCCTCAGGAAGATcctgaagaagaccacggtgagtgggtggcgctctagccag
This window contains:
- the LOC134672094 gene encoding three prime repair exonuclease 2-like, with protein sequence MLSLSVAIMAPIATYVFLDLGTTGTDPKVDEITELAMVAVNRQHLLDTSDSKSKKLRVQNKLIRCFKVDKEMTYKAKSNGRGGFKNEDLQHECYFDKSSFPMIDNFLNTLKKPVCLIAHNGGNFDFPILKRYFTKFGVKFSDANLMYADTYLAFSDIIENTTAYEEAGTSSGNEGGDLNESPPKRQCMVRGRVRLHAKYRKYPNTRTKHGNPEESNKLPYVYKRLFNKSPRIAHQAQADCDLMLKIAEHLGRKFVKWMDDDNYNLCRFPADVRDP